One part of the Tunicatimonas pelagia genome encodes these proteins:
- a CDS encoding cytochrome P450 translates to METPDILSPEFAANPYPVYQEFRDNHPLLFHEGMNSYIISRYEDVEKAFKDKVFSSRNYDWQLEPVHGRTILQMEGTEHSRHRNLLNPAFRGRDLFEKFVPVIEKNAQDLIDKFPRDKNEIDFVSQFATIFPIGVIVDMLGLPKSDLPKFHGWYTSIMAFLSNLTQDPAVTEAGLKTKVEFEEYMLKIIQERRENPGSDLLSTLCNAEIDGVRMTDQEIKAFCSLLLTAGGETTDKALTLLFKNLIAHPEQMEAVRNDRTLIDKAFAETLRFAPPVHMIMRQPIEDVEMSGGTIPANATVTCLIGAANRDERQYEQADKFDIFRSEIDQKKAFTGAANHTAFALGRHFCVGSLLAKVEVNMATNLILDNLKNIQFKDGSPQEVGVFTRAPQEMWITYDQ, encoded by the coding sequence ATGGAAACACCAGACATTTTATCACCCGAGTTTGCTGCTAACCCTTATCCTGTTTACCAGGAATTTCGTGACAATCACCCTCTGCTATTCCACGAAGGCATGAATAGCTACATCATCAGTCGCTACGAGGATGTGGAAAAAGCCTTCAAAGACAAAGTATTTTCTTCGCGAAACTACGATTGGCAACTAGAACCCGTTCACGGTCGCACCATTCTACAGATGGAAGGCACCGAGCATTCCCGCCATCGCAACTTATTGAACCCGGCTTTTCGAGGGCGCGACCTCTTTGAAAAATTTGTCCCGGTCATTGAGAAAAATGCCCAGGATCTTATCGATAAATTTCCCCGGGATAAGAACGAGATAGATTTTGTCTCCCAGTTTGCTACTATCTTTCCCATTGGGGTAATTGTAGATATGCTCGGGCTTCCCAAAAGTGACCTTCCTAAGTTTCACGGTTGGTACACGTCTATTATGGCCTTTCTGTCAAATTTAACCCAAGACCCAGCCGTGACTGAAGCAGGTCTTAAAACCAAGGTAGAATTTGAGGAGTACATGCTGAAAATTATTCAGGAAAGAAGGGAAAACCCTGGTAGCGATTTGCTCTCCACGCTTTGCAATGCTGAGATTGACGGAGTTCGTATGACCGACCAGGAGATCAAAGCTTTTTGTAGTCTATTACTTACGGCGGGTGGGGAAACGACTGATAAAGCGCTTACGCTACTCTTCAAAAACCTGATTGCCCATCCTGAACAAATGGAAGCGGTAAGAAACGACCGGACTTTAATTGACAAGGCTTTTGCCGAAACGCTGCGCTTTGCCCCTCCGGTACACATGATTATGCGCCAGCCCATTGAAGACGTAGAGATGAGCGGCGGCACAATTCCTGCCAACGCTACGGTAACTTGTTTGATTGGAGCCGCTAACCGTGATGAACGGCAGTACGAGCAGGCTGACAAATTTGACATATTTAGGTCTGAAATTGACCAAAAAAAGGCATTTACCGGAGCGGCTAACCATACTGCTTTTGCTTTGGGGCGGCACTTTTGCGTGGGTTCTCTATTAGCCAAAGTTGAGGTAAATATGGCTACTAATCTAATTTTAGATAACCTGAAGAATATCCAATTCAAGGATGGTTCTCCGCAGGAAGTTGGTGTGTTTACCCGCGCCCCTCAAGAAATGTGGATTACCTACGACCAATAG
- the rpmG gene encoding 50S ribosomal protein L33 — protein MAKKGKGNRIQVILECTEHKNSGQPGTSRYITTKNRKNTPERMERKKYNPVLKKYTVHKEIK, from the coding sequence ATGGCTAAGAAAGGAAAAGGTAACCGCATTCAGGTAATTCTAGAATGCACCGAACATAAAAATAGCGGTCAACCCGGTACTTCCCGCTACATTACTACTAAAAATCGGAAAAACACTCCAGAACGAATGGAGCGTAAGAAGTACAATCCTGTTTTGAAAAAATATACTGTTCACAAAGAGATTAAATAA
- a CDS encoding ABC transporter permease/substrate-binding protein yields the protein MLSDFLTFLLEQRAEILHQTYEHLWITLVALAIATVIGISIGILLTRYEAAAQPILGFVNIVQTIPSIALLGFMLPFFGIGVLPAIIALFLYALLPIVRNTYTGIQGVDNSIKEAALGMGMTNEQILRMVELPLAAPIIFAGVRTAMVINIGVATLCALIAAGGLGEFIFRGIAVNNTYMILAGAIPASLLAIVLDTLLSLIQRYIQKLLKPLAVGFTILCLALIGQTVWPEANENIPSLVAGFNSEFMERADGYPGLQQKYGFSLEAKEMEIGLMYEALHKEKVDVISGFSTDGRIAAYNLRVLEDDLQYFPPYYAAPLVRQKTIERFPELKSLFQQLAGKVDEAAMMQMNFEVDRDKRSPRTVAQAFLDSLGFITVAKKEGNPDLIIGSKAFTENFILAELFALLIEGQTNLTVELKQGFGGTKLLMDAIINGYVDIYPEYTGTALLVLLKPEATTVDSLVQNKEWVYDYVQREVQQQYNLIWLPPLGFNNTTALMMREQQAQKLGIESISDLKKHLGNEQ from the coding sequence TTGCTCTCCGACTTTCTTACATTTCTATTAGAGCAACGGGCCGAAATTCTCCATCAAACCTACGAGCACTTGTGGATCACGCTAGTTGCGCTCGCCATTGCTACAGTGATTGGTATTAGCATCGGTATTCTCCTTACTCGCTACGAAGCTGCTGCTCAGCCCATTCTTGGGTTCGTCAATATTGTTCAGACCATTCCCAGTATTGCCTTGCTAGGCTTTATGTTACCGTTTTTCGGCATCGGAGTACTTCCCGCTATTATTGCGCTATTTCTGTACGCGCTATTGCCGATTGTCCGCAATACCTACACCGGTATTCAGGGAGTGGACAATTCCATTAAAGAAGCCGCCCTCGGGATGGGCATGACCAACGAGCAAATTCTACGAATGGTAGAGTTACCGCTAGCGGCTCCCATTATTTTTGCGGGGGTGCGTACCGCAATGGTTATTAACATTGGCGTAGCTACGCTCTGCGCGCTTATTGCAGCGGGTGGTTTGGGCGAATTTATCTTCCGGGGCATTGCGGTAAACAACACCTACATGATTTTGGCCGGGGCCATTCCAGCTTCACTGTTAGCCATTGTGCTAGATACCTTACTGAGCCTGATTCAGCGATACATCCAGAAGCTGCTGAAACCATTGGCGGTAGGGTTTACTATTTTATGCCTAGCACTAATTGGGCAGACAGTCTGGCCCGAAGCTAACGAGAATATTCCCTCCCTCGTCGCGGGGTTTAATTCGGAATTTATGGAGCGGGCCGACGGCTACCCCGGCTTACAACAGAAATACGGATTTTCTCTGGAAGCTAAGGAAATGGAAATTGGCCTAATGTACGAGGCTCTACATAAGGAAAAAGTGGATGTCATCAGTGGTTTTTCTACCGACGGACGCATTGCGGCCTACAACCTGCGGGTGCTTGAAGATGATTTACAGTATTTTCCTCCCTACTACGCCGCCCCGCTCGTCCGCCAGAAAACGATAGAACGCTTTCCCGAATTAAAATCACTCTTTCAGCAACTCGCTGGAAAGGTTGATGAAGCAGCAATGATGCAAATGAATTTTGAAGTGGATCGAGATAAACGGTCGCCCCGAACGGTCGCCCAAGCTTTTTTAGATTCATTGGGATTTATTACCGTAGCCAAAAAAGAGGGCAACCCAGATTTGATTATCGGCTCTAAGGCTTTCACCGAAAATTTTATCCTCGCCGAGCTATTTGCACTACTGATTGAAGGACAGACCAATTTGACGGTAGAACTCAAGCAGGGCTTCGGTGGCACTAAACTACTAATGGACGCGATTATCAACGGCTACGTAGACATTTACCCCGAATATACCGGAACCGCTTTGTTGGTGCTACTAAAGCCGGAAGCTACTACCGTGGATAGCTTAGTGCAAAATAAAGAGTGGGTATATGATTACGTACAGCGGGAAGTGCAGCAACAATACAATCTTATTTGGCTACCTCCTCTAGGCTTCAACAATACCACGGCCCTGATGATGCGGGAACAGCAAGCTCAAAAACTGGGAATAGAGAGTATCTCAGATTTGAAAAAACACCTTGGCAATGAACAGTGA
- the ftsY gene encoding signal recognition particle-docking protein FtsY has product MALFGLFSKDKKETLDKGLEKSKQSFFEKMGKAIAGKATVDEEVLDELEQILVTSDVGVDTMVKIIDRIEARVARDKYLNTSELDRILREEIAALLTEADDSYTTTQANDFRIPEGHQPHVILVVGVNGVGKTTTIGKLAYQFKKKGKNVVLGAADTFRAAAVDQLKLWGERVDVPVVSHGMNTDPASVAYDAVKQGVAQQADLVIVDTAGRLHNKVNLMNELSKIKRVIQKFVPEAPHEVLLVLDGSTGQNAFLQAREFTKATEVTALAITKLDGSAKGGVVIGISDQFKIPVRYIGVGEKMEDLQVFNKMEFVDSLFGKN; this is encoded by the coding sequence ATGGCACTTTTTGGCTTATTTTCTAAAGATAAAAAGGAAACCCTAGACAAAGGGCTAGAAAAATCGAAGCAAAGTTTTTTTGAGAAAATGGGTAAAGCCATTGCGGGAAAAGCTACCGTCGATGAAGAGGTGCTCGATGAACTGGAGCAAATACTGGTGACTAGCGATGTGGGTGTAGATACAATGGTAAAAATTATTGATCGGATTGAAGCCCGGGTTGCCCGTGATAAATACCTTAACACCTCCGAACTAGACCGTATTCTGCGGGAAGAAATTGCTGCCTTACTTACTGAAGCCGACGATTCGTATACCACTACCCAAGCCAACGATTTTCGTATTCCTGAAGGTCACCAACCTCACGTAATTTTGGTAGTAGGGGTTAACGGAGTGGGGAAGACCACAACTATTGGAAAACTGGCCTATCAGTTTAAGAAAAAGGGAAAAAACGTAGTGCTGGGCGCGGCTGATACTTTTCGGGCGGCAGCCGTAGATCAGCTCAAACTCTGGGGTGAGCGGGTGGATGTGCCCGTCGTCTCGCACGGAATGAATACTGACCCAGCTTCAGTAGCGTACGATGCGGTAAAGCAAGGAGTAGCGCAACAGGCCGACTTAGTAATTGTAGATACTGCCGGGCGTTTGCACAACAAAGTGAACCTGATGAATGAGCTCTCTAAAATTAAGCGAGTTATTCAAAAGTTTGTGCCCGAGGCTCCGCATGAAGTGCTGCTAGTCCTGGATGGTAGTACCGGACAAAATGCCTTCCTTCAAGCCCGGGAGTTTACCAAAGCCACCGAAGTGACCGCTCTGGCAATTACCAAACTAGATGGCTCAGCCAAAGGGGGGGTAGTCATTGGTATTTCCGATCAGTTTAAAATTCCGGTACGATACATCGGCGTGGGGGAGAAAATGGAAGACTTACAGGTCTTCAATAAAATGGAATTCGTAGATTCTTTGTTTGGTAAAAACTAA
- the rpmB gene encoding 50S ribosomal protein L28 — translation MSKVCQISGKRPRVGNNVSKANNKTKRKFSPNLQRKRFYLPEEDKWVTIRVATSTLRTINKNGITAVLKEARAKGTSQI, via the coding sequence ATGTCTAAGGTTTGTCAGATTTCCGGTAAGCGTCCTCGCGTGGGAAATAACGTATCGAAGGCGAATAATAAAACCAAGCGGAAATTTTCCCCTAACTTGCAGCGCAAGCGGTTTTATCTGCCTGAAGAAGATAAGTGGGTCACCATTCGTGTAGCAACTTCTACGTTGCGAACGATTAACAAAAACGGTATCACTGCCGTGCTAAAAGAGGCTCGAGCCAAAGGAACCTCACAAATCTAG
- a CDS encoding purine-nucleoside phosphorylase, producing MLQHLSETYEYISKYITEPPQIGIILGTGLGRLAEEIETEHFFSYSDIPHFPVSTVETHSGQLIYGTLGGKRVLAMQGRFHHYEGYTMQQITYPVRLMHRLGVKTLYISNVAGAMNLSYKKGDLVLIDDHINLQTANPLTGPNWNDFGPRFPDMSEPYNQEMIHTARQIAKEEGYRIHKGVYVAVPGPNLETRAEYRFLRTIGADLVGMSTVPEVIVARHQGMKVLATSIITDIGDPDNLEPISVPEIIQIAGEAEPKLTRLVYRIVSEHDF from the coding sequence ATGCTACAGCACCTTTCCGAAACGTACGAATACATATCTAAGTACATCACTGAACCGCCTCAAATAGGCATTATCTTAGGAACGGGATTAGGTCGTTTAGCTGAAGAAATTGAAACCGAGCATTTTTTTTCCTACTCCGACATTCCTCATTTTCCGGTGAGCACGGTAGAAACCCATTCGGGTCAGCTGATTTACGGTACACTAGGCGGTAAGCGCGTACTAGCCATGCAGGGTCGCTTCCATCATTACGAAGGCTACACCATGCAGCAAATCACCTATCCGGTTCGGCTGATGCACCGCTTAGGGGTGAAAACGCTGTATATATCGAATGTAGCTGGAGCCATGAACCTCTCCTACAAAAAAGGTGATTTGGTACTGATTGACGATCATATCAACCTGCAAACCGCTAATCCGCTGACTGGTCCCAACTGGAATGATTTCGGCCCTCGCTTCCCCGATATGAGCGAACCTTACAATCAGGAGATGATTCATACTGCCCGGCAAATTGCGAAAGAAGAAGGATACCGGATTCATAAAGGAGTGTACGTAGCTGTGCCTGGCCCCAACTTGGAAACTCGGGCCGAGTACCGTTTTCTGCGTACTATTGGAGCCGATTTAGTAGGAATGTCTACTGTACCCGAGGTAATTGTAGCCAGACACCAAGGTATGAAAGTATTGGCTACTTCCATCATTACCGACATTGGCGACCCGGATAACCTGGAGCCCATTAGCGTACCAGAGATTATTCAAATTGCAGGAGAAGCGGAGCCTAAACTAACCCGTTTGGTGTACCGAATAGTCAGTGAACATGATTTCTAA
- a CDS encoding spheroidene monooxygenase gives MASVNHQITTITFLKFKGLEQKWWAMRQMRDANDVLKSVPGLCFYKLLGSGGGNGFSIIPDTSTYALLLVWEDRTFAEAFFKHHPYCYRGSINTLHQWTVFLEATKVRGTWQQQQPFSVRESMFPDGPIAVVTRATIHLKKLWSFWKNVPKVSDRLRQHQAGLLFSKGIGEFPLTQQATFSLWKSRDAMVQYAYHSAKHREMIKKTRQLGWYREELFAEFTLTKVRGYWPNVPDLSAYLPDQLSNRSA, from the coding sequence TTGGCATCAGTAAATCATCAAATCACTACCATTACTTTTCTTAAGTTTAAAGGATTAGAGCAAAAATGGTGGGCTATGCGCCAAATGCGAGACGCTAACGATGTTCTGAAATCAGTACCTGGGCTTTGCTTCTACAAATTACTCGGAAGCGGAGGAGGTAATGGGTTCAGCATTATTCCTGATACCAGTACTTACGCGTTGCTGTTAGTATGGGAAGACCGAACGTTTGCGGAAGCATTTTTTAAGCACCACCCCTATTGCTACCGAGGTTCTATCAACACGCTTCACCAATGGACAGTTTTTCTGGAGGCGACCAAAGTGAGAGGCACTTGGCAGCAGCAGCAGCCGTTTTCAGTTCGGGAATCGATGTTTCCGGATGGGCCAATAGCCGTGGTTACGCGGGCTACTATTCATCTTAAAAAATTATGGAGCTTCTGGAAAAATGTTCCGAAGGTTAGCGATCGTTTAAGGCAACACCAAGCAGGATTACTATTCTCCAAAGGTATTGGTGAATTTCCGCTAACCCAGCAAGCTACGTTCAGTCTGTGGAAAAGCCGGGATGCTATGGTACAGTATGCCTACCACAGTGCCAAACATCGAGAAATGATTAAGAAAACGAGACAGTTGGGTTGGTACCGGGAAGAGTTATTCGCCGAATTTACTCTTACAAAAGTCCGTGGCTACTGGCCCAATGTACCCGATCTTTCCGCCTACCTTCCTGATCAGCTATCCAATCGTAGTGCCTGA
- a CDS encoding DUF4295 domain-containing protein, producing the protein MAKKTVATLRSNTGKGFAKVIKAVKSDKTGAYTFKEEMVPVDSVKEHFKK; encoded by the coding sequence ATGGCTAAGAAAACCGTTGCAACCCTGCGATCTAATACTGGTAAAGGCTTTGCCAAAGTAATTAAAGCGGTGAAGTCAGATAAAACCGGGGCGTATACCTTTAAGGAAGAAATGGTTCCGGTAGATAGCGTGAAAGAGCATTTTAAGAAATAG
- a CDS encoding GAF domain-containing protein: MKTGRRISQNRLILICLTSLLIPAGCAYFLLYSSETWRDEAAALLFLGWGSIALLYLRKKLQPWQKLVSIASDPTQGTTSTDELEVAATGLVREQHELAESLRRNHRSLKNATALIRDIEAGKLDTADILNEEVNSSSEDGIVAALLSLRKQMVEIADNEKERRWTNEGLTKFIDILRSQNREVNKLADQILSNLVKYVGANQGGLYIFDEDENRLKLIACYAFDKKKHVEQQIQPGQGLIGQTFVEKKHLLLTNVPEEYVKITSGLGEANPRCVLILPVMLNGEVFGILELASFTVFLPYQIAFLERLCESIAATVSAANVQQKTNQLLADSQQAAEEMQAQEEEIRQNMEELEATQEEMARKQIELEKIKETLEKKNKEIEEVSQRERTRADAKIKAQKNTMLKAVETYKVKEQELKAALSEKEEELSKLIQSQN; encoded by the coding sequence ATGAAAACGGGCCGAAGAATAAGTCAAAACCGATTAATCCTCATCTGTCTTACTTCTTTGCTGATACCAGCGGGGTGTGCTTATTTTTTACTTTATTCTTCTGAAACATGGCGCGACGAAGCGGCGGCATTATTATTTCTAGGTTGGGGGAGTATCGCTCTCCTTTACCTAAGAAAGAAACTTCAGCCTTGGCAGAAGCTGGTCTCAATTGCTAGTGACCCTACACAAGGAACCACGTCTACTGACGAACTTGAGGTAGCAGCCACTGGCTTAGTTCGGGAGCAACACGAGCTAGCAGAATCGCTACGCCGAAACCACCGAAGCCTAAAAAATGCTACCGCCCTTATTAGGGATATTGAAGCGGGTAAATTAGATACGGCTGACATTCTTAACGAAGAGGTAAATAGTAGTTCTGAAGATGGAATCGTAGCCGCCCTGTTGAGTTTACGGAAACAGATGGTTGAGATTGCCGATAATGAAAAAGAGCGTCGCTGGACTAACGAAGGACTAACGAAATTTATTGATATTCTCCGCTCCCAAAACCGCGAAGTAAACAAACTGGCCGACCAAATTCTTTCCAATCTGGTAAAATACGTAGGGGCTAATCAAGGAGGGTTATATATTTTCGATGAAGACGAAAATCGTTTAAAACTAATTGCTTGCTACGCCTTTGATAAGAAAAAGCACGTGGAACAGCAAATTCAGCCGGGTCAGGGCTTAATTGGACAGACTTTCGTAGAGAAGAAGCACCTATTACTCACCAATGTTCCAGAAGAGTATGTGAAAATCACATCGGGGCTGGGCGAAGCTAATCCTCGCTGCGTGCTTATTCTTCCGGTTATGTTGAATGGGGAGGTGTTTGGTATTCTGGAACTAGCTTCATTTACCGTCTTTTTACCGTATCAAATTGCCTTTCTGGAAAGGCTGTGTGAGAGCATTGCTGCCACGGTCTCAGCCGCCAACGTACAGCAAAAAACCAATCAATTACTGGCCGATAGCCAGCAGGCTGCGGAGGAAATGCAAGCTCAGGAGGAAGAGATTCGGCAAAACATGGAAGAGCTGGAGGCCACACAGGAGGAAATGGCTCGCAAGCAAATTGAACTCGAGAAAATAAAGGAAACGCTGGAAAAGAAAAATAAAGAAATTGAAGAAGTAAGCCAACGAGAGCGCACCCGGGCTGATGCTAAAATAAAAGCTCAGAAAAACACTATGCTGAAAGCAGTAGAAACCTATAAAGTAAAAGAGCAGGAGCTAAAAGCTGCTCTATCTGAAAAAGAAGAAGAACTCAGTAAACTTATTCAATCACAAAATTAA
- a CDS encoding STAS/SEC14 domain-containing protein, translated as MIHLDENYLQVRYEEEVPCVVMEWKEFATSEEFRTGLNKGLSLLTDKGTENWLADLRKMDVIDPEDEKWSNEDWFPRALAGGVKKMALIPSEDVFNSLSVENIMSEVANTDLVIHYFEDPDEAKSWLASN; from the coding sequence ATGATTCATCTTGATGAAAATTATCTGCAAGTTCGGTACGAAGAAGAAGTACCGTGTGTTGTTATGGAGTGGAAGGAATTTGCCACTAGCGAAGAATTTCGCACTGGCCTAAATAAAGGGCTATCGCTGTTAACTGATAAAGGCACCGAAAACTGGTTAGCTGACCTGCGAAAAATGGACGTTATTGATCCTGAAGATGAAAAGTGGAGTAATGAAGATTGGTTTCCCCGCGCTCTAGCGGGTGGAGTGAAGAAAATGGCTCTTATTCCGTCAGAAGATGTTTTTAATAGCCTTTCGGTAGAAAATATTATGAGTGAGGTAGCTAATACCGATCTGGTAATTCACTACTTTGAAGATCCAGATGAAGCCAAATCGTGGCTGGCATCTAATTAG